A stretch of the Melitaea cinxia chromosome 14, ilMelCinx1.1, whole genome shotgun sequence genome encodes the following:
- the LOC123659974 gene encoding tRNA (cytosine(38)-C(5))-methyltransferase, whose translation MSHRILELYSGIGGMHCAWNGSGLNGQIILAVDINNVANDVYKCNFPNTLLSNRNIQSLTPEYIKELNVNTILMSPPCQPFSRNGKYLDETDTRTSSFLYLITLLQHLEKIEYILMENVKGFECSTVRNLYINKLKECNYNYQEFLLCPSSFGMPNSRLRYYCIARRKTSEWHFKRKEEVITSLPNDYRDCMALEDIIEKNVPEKYLVSDKLLKRANIMDICYKDSTRSCCFTKAYTHYVEGTGSVYTDASPQEVEDCLRLANTFDYKSNEFVEKIKQLKLRFFTPNEVLSLMMFPKNYKFPENITTKQCYRLLGNSVNVKVITELLKILFE comes from the exons ATGTCTCACAGAATCTTAGAACTTTACAGCGGTATTGGTGGCATGCATTGCGCGTGGAATG GGTCTGGATTGAATGGTCAAATCATTTTAGCTGTGGATATAAACAATGTCGCCAATGATGTCTATAAATGTAACTTCCCCAATACTCTTTTATCAAATCGAAATATACAGTCCTTGACACCAGAGTATATCAAAGAACTTAATGTGAATACAATTCTAATGTCGCCACCTTGTCAACCTTTTTCACGAAATGGAAAGTATTTAGATGAAACTGATACAAGAACTAGttcatttttatacttaattacATTGTTACAACATTTAGAGAAAATAGagtatattttaatggaaaatGTAAAAGGTTTTGAATGCTCTACAGTaagaaatttgtatataaataaattaaaagaatgtAATTACAATTATCAAGAATTTCTCTTATGTCCGTCCAGCTTTGGTATGCCTAATTCGAGACTAAGATATTATTGTATAGCAAGACGAAAAACTTCTGAATGGCACTTCAAAAGAAAAGAGGAAGTT ATAACTAGTCTTCCAAATGATTATAGAGATTGTATGGCCTTAGAAGATATTATTGAAAAGAATGTCCCAGAAAAATATTTAGTCAGtgataaattgttgaagagagCAAATATAATGGACATTTGTTATAAGGATTCCACACGATCCTGCTGCTTTACTAAGGCATATACACATTATGTTGAAGGGACTGGCTCTGTTTATACTGATGCTTCACCCCAGGAAGTTGAAGATTGTTTAAGACTAGCAAATACATTTgattataaaagtaatgaatTTGTAGAGAAAATAAAGCAATTAAAATTGAGATTTTTCACTCCAAATGAAGTTCTCTCTTTAATGATGTTcccaaaaaattataaatttcctgaaaatattacaacaaaacaGTGTTACAGGTTATTGGGGAACAGTGTCAATGTTAAAGTTATTACAGAACTATTAAAGATACTCTTTGaatga
- the LOC123659978 gene encoding protein JTB — MIETCSKRCMLLGTVLLGVLTIVVLILESQLADTLSGSQRMKNKTFPTENNSTCWMHQPYSIISECHPCSDFEIRSKSIGVCIHTSFKEILKCENGETVTRSCDRVAYLEERAYWKFTIWSFVIGMVSSLAVMLRTRVLNHRAKIRARQVLSNGSI, encoded by the exons ATGATTGAAACCTGTTCAAAACGATGTATGCTGTTAGGAACAGTTTTGTTAGGAGT attAACCATTGTGGTTCTTATATTAGAATCACAATTGGCAGACACTCTCTCAGGCAGCCAAAGAATGAAAAATAAGACTTTTCCTACAGAAAATAATTCAACATGCTGGATGCATCAACCTTATTCTATTATTAGTGAATGTCATCCTTGttcag ATTTTGAAATACGAAGTAAAAGTATAGGTGTATGCATACACACTAGTTTTAAAGAAATTCTAAAATGTGAAAATGGCGAAACCGTAACAAGAAG ctgTGATCGAGTAGCATATTTAGAAGAAAGAGCATATTGGAAATTTACTATTTGGTCATTTGTGATTGGAATGGTATCATCATTGGCTGTAATGCTTAGGACAAGGGTTCTTAATCACAGAGCAAAGATAAGAGCTCGTCAAGTCCTGAGCAATGgatctatttaa
- the LOC123659416 gene encoding uncharacterized protein LOC123659416, whose product MASNKRWKCYFGCDADDVLHRFPNPVQNEERFKLWTSVLDPEMQERDPLYIYNSLRLCNKHFERCYHTPSGKLTRNAFPTLITVAHQAFNQPLLVDDSLLTESSIIDTPRTSATQEITQPLLQSDLLINFIKETLPSLSQDMDVTSHVPDNLEIPSTSQHTMDAGKKNYKTISANNTKKLRRKVYKLERINEDIFKHLKKTVCRLPKEKRLCTLIFDEVAIEPGLYFNKGHIIGFEDFGYKNTSKIADHALVFMLKSIKAKFKQPICFTFCQSCTKKDDLKYLIKLIIREIHKTGLKIIATICDQSQTNVSVIKSLRDDTRGEYLRKGNDYISFAFEIDGKKIFPLFDTPHLLKGVRNNLLKKDAYYIKNGVEKVAKWAHIVMLYNVDVGKDEIRLVNKLTDYHVIEKKIPKMKVKYAAQVFSQRVSSAIGFLARHNILPSECEDTSFFLLTFDKLFDSFNGHSYSGTSKELAGCLKNNSPHKNFWLEVIPLLKSIQFKNVIKKRDGIESIKFEKVPSIINWISNIETFLEMWELLKKEHQICNLITRQFNQDPLENFFCGIRSNGVRNTNPTCAQFVNAYKTLLVNNLVSPHSVNANCEADDNKCLQSLCHLLNDPKDSAMQEKNSNFHIDSFIDNLSLLITVGDDEHNVLYNESKRWCKGVNQLIKGKIVTFDESDVVKAQARSYYLKKLKKIKQ is encoded by the exons ATGGCGTCTAACAAGCGTTGGAAGTGTTATTTTGGATGTGATGCTGACG ACGTTTTGCATCGGTTCCCAAATCCTGTCCAAAATGAAGAAAGATTTAAATTATGGACGAGTGTTTTGGACCCAGAAATGCAAGAAAGAGATCCACTCTATATTTACAATAGTTTAAGATTATGTAACAAACATTTTGAGAGGTGTTATCACACGCCTAGTGGGAAATTAACACGAAACGCGTTTCCAACTTTAATCACAG TTGCACACCAGGCGTTTAACCAACCATTACTTGTAGATGACTCATTATTAACAGAATCTTCAATTATTGATACACCACGTACGTCCG ctaCACAAGAAATTACTCAACCATTACTACAGAGTGACCTgctcataaattttattaaagaaacatTGCCTTCTTTATCACAAGATATGGATGTAACTTCGCATGTACCAGACAATTTAGAAATTCCATCAACATCTCAACATACTATGGATGCAGGTAAGAaaaact ataaaaCTATTAGTGCTAACAATACCAAAAAACTTAGAAGAAAAGTTTATAAACTCGAAA GGATAAATGAAGACATTTTTAAACACTTAAAGAAGACTGTCTGTAGATTACCCAAAGAAAAAAGATTGTGCACACTGATCTTTGATGAGGTGGCAATAGAACCAGGGCTGTATTTTAATAAAGGTCATATCATTGGGTTTGAAGACTTTGGCTATAAAAACACTTCGAAAATCGCAGATCATGCGTTAGTGTTTATGCTAAAAAGTATCAAAGCAAAGTTTAAACAGCCAATATGCTTCACATTTTGCCAAAGTTGCACAAAAAAAGATGatctgaaatatttaataaagcttaTAATCAGAGAAATTCATAAAACGGGTCTAAAAATAATAGCTACAATATGTGACCAGTCACAAACAAATGTTAGTGTAATAAAAAGCCTCAGAGATGATACAAGGGGAGAATATTTAAGGAAAGGAAATGATTATATCTCTTTTGCCTTTGAGATTGATGGTAAAAAAATTTTTCCTCTTTTTGATACTCCACACCTTTTAAAAGGGGtgcgaaataatttattaaaaaaggatgcctattacataaaaaatggtGTCGAAAAAGTGGCAAAGTGGGCACATATTGTCATGCTATACAATGTGGATGTTGGTAAAGATGAAATAAGACTGGTCAATAAATTGACAGATTACcatgtaattgaaaaaaaaataccaaaaatgaAAGTAAAGTATGCTGCTCAAGTATTCAGCCAGAGAGTGTCATCAGCAATAGGTTTTTTGGCAA GGCACAATATATTACCCTCCGAGTGTGAAGATACCTCATTTTTCTTATTGACATTTGACAAATTGTTTGATTCTTTTAATGGACACTCTTATTCAGGTACCTCAAAAGAACTAGCAGGGTGTCTTAAAAACAATTCCCCTCACAAAAATTTTTGGTTGGAAGTTATACCCTTACTAAAaagtattcaatttaaaaatgttattaaaaaaagggaTGGCATAGAATCCATCAAATTTGAAAAAGTGCCATCTATTATAAACTGGATTTCCAACATTGAGACGTTTTTAGAAATGTGGGAATTGTTAAAAAAGGAACAccaaatatgtaatttaataactaGACAGTTTAATCAAGACCCCTTAGAAAATTTCTTTTGTGGTATTAGAAGTAACGGTGTCCGAAATACAAATCCTACCTGTGCTCAATTTGTAAACGCATATAAAACACTATTAGTCAATAACTTAGTCTCACCTCATTCAGTTAACGCGAACTGTGAAGCAGACGATAATAAATGCTTGCAGTCATTATGTCACCTTTTAAATGATCCTAAAGACAGTGCTATGCAAGAGAAAAACAGTAATTTTCATATCGATAgctttatagataatttatctCTTCTAATTACAGTTGGCGACGATGAGCATAATGTTCTTTATAATGAATCAAAACG TTGGTGTAAAGGTGTAAACCAattaataaaaggaaaaattgtTACTTTTGACGAAAGTGATGTGGTAAAAGCACAGGCTAGGagttattatttgaaaaaattaaaaaaaataaagcaataa